One Prunus dulcis chromosome 7, ALMONDv2, whole genome shotgun sequence DNA segment encodes these proteins:
- the LOC117636140 gene encoding protein PLANT CADMIUM RESISTANCE 10-like produces the protein MKSQSSYAPPEYIPLGMSDSESAIVLRNEEPPKQQNSVDEPVQWSSGICACCDDMQSCCMGLFCPCFLFGKNAEFLGSGTFIGSCMMHFILWALVNTVCCLLTEGLVLGVPGCFVACYACGYRRTLRSKYNLQEAPCGDFVTHFFCHLCAICQEYREIREKSADSGFPDLSLAVVTAPPVQTMEPGLEE, from the exons ATGAAGAGCCAAAGCAGTTATGCCCCACCGGAGTACATTCCTTTAGGAATGTCGGATTCTGAATCGGCAATTGTTTTGCGAAATGAAGAGCCTCCCAAGCAGCAAAACAGTGTTGATGAGCCTGTACAATGGTCTTCTGGAATCTGCGCATGCTGTGACGATATGCAGAGCT GTTGTATGGGTCTATTTTGTCCttgctttttatttggaaAGAATGCAGAATTTCTGGGTTCTGGGACATTCATAGGATCATGCATGatgcattttattttgtgggcACTCGTTAATACCGTCTGCTGCTTATTGACTGAGGGTCTTGTTTTGGGAGTACCGGGATGCTTTGTTGCATGTTATGCTTGTGGCTACCGCAGGACCCTAAGATCAAAGTATAATCTTCAG GAAGCACCATGTGGAGACTTTGTCACTCATTTTTTCTGCCATTTGTGTGCCATTTGTCAAGAGTACAGGGAGATCCGAGAAAAATCTGCTGATTCTGGCTTTCCTGACCTGAGTCTGGCCGTAGTTACAGCCCCACCAGTCCAGACAATGGAACCGGGTCTTGAAGAGTAA
- the LOC117636052 gene encoding heavy metal-associated isoprenylated plant protein 45, with protein sequence MFGWRNGKSTQLSNAMSIVELLVHMDCEGCEKRIRRAISKIQGVDSLEIDMDKQKVTVTGYVDQRKVLKVVRRTGRKAEFWPFPYDTEYYPYASQYLDESTYSSSYNYYMHGYNESVHGYFPDPLYSTVADQTVHLFSDDNVHAYCTLM encoded by the exons ATGTTTGGTTGGCGAAATGGCAAGTCCACACAATTATCTAATGCCATGTCT ATTGTGGAACTTTTGGTGCATATGGATTGTGAAGGATGCGAAAAAAGGATACGAAGAGCGATTTCGAAAATACAGG GTGTGGATAGTTTAGAAATAGACATGGATAAGCAAAAGGTAACGGTGACGGGGTATGTGGATCAGCGGAAGGTGTTAAAGGTTGTAAGAAGAACAGGAAGGAAAGCGGAGTTTTGGCCCTTCCCATACGACACCGAATACTATCCGTATGCATCTCAATACCTAGACGAGTCCACGTATTCGTCTTCCTATAACTACTACATGCACGGCTATAACGAAAGCGTACATGGCTACTTCCCGGACCCTTTATACTCAACCGTTGCCGATCAAACTGTACATCTCTTCAGTGACGACAATGTTCATGCATATTGCACCCTTATGTGA